From Triticum dicoccoides isolate Atlit2015 ecotype Zavitan unplaced genomic scaffold, WEW_v2.0 scaffold74685, whole genome shotgun sequence, one genomic window encodes:
- the LOC119347730 gene encoding putative disease resistance protein RGA3 yields the protein MAADLEWKAAEIVAVLGWLLSPVITLLLPKVLACLGFDASQKLRELEIHIIPELKKTMRALDQERMMQRGNRVKTDLDALDKMAAMLRHALEDAEDISDDSQEKIAVRCRHRLRRAFAACIALCKSSCVSIARLVRTKSARLLQWARDISLSLFLLPRSEEPVPANNSAAITNKPIPVIIDIPVTTNAEASGNVRWLSCLCTSFDLFKNCGTSLYSWLAHVFEAACFYRDWSYQVVGINKCQENASLFDMLDVFFTAMSRLKLKKRIQQVENTVSEVKKSPLLGVAGNSTPKDIANKNRRELGAASKREVFGREALRDDIMARLRETPQGDAPSYSPCYSVIGIYGVAGSGKTTFAGYIRDYIKEECKEEKLFDTIMCIHVSETFSVEDIFQEMLKDISEDSLSGISDHRGLNKKLKEALRGKRFLLILDDLWVKNKNDQQLEELISPLNVGLKGSKILVTARTKEAAGALCADKLIEMPDLDEDQYMKMFMHYALSCKSIALKEFEQVGREIAKKLHRSPIAAVTVAGRLGANPNISFWKNVAKLDMLNDTMDALWWSYKQLNPDIRRCFEFCNIFPRRFKLEKDQLVRLWIAQGFVKTSCATEEMEDVAEGYIQELVSCSFLQPKGTRSLMEGSNTDCFTIHDLLHDLVNKVAGSDYFRIENERGHRGEGWKGDVPRDVRHLFVQNYDGELITNKILGLENLRTLIINVVACDTPVEEKVLESICMRLLKLRVLAISFNMIHYLFGNPNKFLVPESIIQLKHLRYLAVLKSRHCKVILPCTLAKLVHIQMLDFGEGEISEFTFSDLTNLRHIFCAYVNFPNIGRLSSLQTIPSFSVRNEEGYEIKQLRDLNKIRGKLWINAVGHVKSKEEALEGNLAAKERLMELALSFLTINKRGNAEVAAEVLEGLCPPVGLQALSIWWYSGSRYPDWMVGKLKSSPKDLQKLMFWICGQLGPGPQLEAFPHLRVLEIWRCSWDALPGNMEHLTSLETLEIRECKNIRSLPTLPRSLLKFDLILCDDELMKGCQTEGDPNWLKIIHIPKKYFDPCFSLLTLLNVCSALKPHRKALPLALKRFRPEQDGEWSVKPAGSCVLYICMSVNWMFEFSLSALKYYVWLSLSGFNQQQLLCFSSCSACYGY from the exons ATGGCCGCTGATTTGGAATGGAAAGCTGCCGAGATCGTGGCCGTGCTTGGCTGGCTGCTCTCGCCCGTCATCACCTTGCTCCTGCCCAAGGTCCTTGCCTGCCTCGGCTTCGACGCCTCGCAGAAGCTCCGGGAGCTGGAGATCCACATCATCCCGGAGCTGAAGAAGACGATGAGGGCCTTGGatcaggagaggatgatgcagagaGGGAATAGAGTGAAAACCGATTTGGACGCGCTGGACAAGATGGCCGCCATGCTCAGGCACGCTCTCGAGGATGCCGAAGACATCTCCGACGATTCCCAAGAGAAGATTGCCGTCAGGTGCCGGCATCGGCTCCGCCGCGCTTTTGCCGCCTGCATTGCTCTCTGCAAAAGCAGCTGCGTCTCGATTGCACGCCTCGTCCGGACAAAATCAGCTCGGCTGCTGCAGTGGGCACGGGACATCTCCTTGTCTTTGTTCCTCCTACCCAGGTCAGAGGAGCCTGTTCCGGCGAATAACAGTGCCGCCATCACAAACAAGCCCATTCCAGTGATTATTGATATTCCGGTGACTACCAATGCTGAGGCCTCCGGCAATGTGCGGTGGCTCTCTTGCTTGTGCACCTCGTTTGACTTGTTCAAGAACTGTGGTACATCACTATACAGCTGGTTAGCTCATGTGTTTGAGGCTGCCTGCTTTTACAGAGACTGGTCATACCAAGTGGTTGGCATCAACAAATGTCAG GAGAATGCCTCCTTATTTGATATGTTAGATGTATTCTTTACTGCTATGTCAAGATTGAAATTGAAGAAAAGGATACAGCAGGTGGAAAACACCGTCAGTGAAGTGAAGAAGTCGCCACTCTTGGGTGTGGCAGGCAACAGCACACCAAAAGACATTGCCAACAAAAACAGGAGAGAACTTGGAGCTGCTAGCAAGCGGGAGGTATTCGGTCGAGAGGCGTTGCGTGATGATATCATGGCAAGGCTGCGTGAGACACCACAGGGTGATGCACCAAGCTATAGTCCATGTTACTCTGTGATTGGCATATATGGCGTTGCAGGGTCTGGGAAGACTACCTTTGCAGGATATATTCGAGATTACATAAAGGAGGAATGCAAGGAGGAGAAACTTTTTGACACCATCATGTGTATTCATGTGTCAGAGACTTTCAGTGTGGAGGATATATTTCAAGAAATGCTGAAGGATATTAGCGAAGATAGTCTCTCTGGTATTTCAGATCATAGGGGActaaacaaaaagttgaaggaagcATTGCGTGGCAAACGTTTCTTGTTGATATTGGATGATCTCTGGGTGAAGAACAAGAATGACCAACAACTGGAGGAACTAATCTCTCCACTCAATGTTGGGTTGAAAGGGAGCAAAATCCTGGTGACGGCTCGAACAAAAGAAGCAGCTGGAGCTCTGTGTGCCGATAAACTTATTGAAATGCCTGATTTGGATGAGGATCAATACATGAAGATGTTTATGCATTATGCTCTGAGTTGCAAAAGTATTGCCCTTAAAGAATTTGAACAAGTTGGGAGAGAGATTGCCAAAAAACTACACCGATCACCTATTGCAGCAGTAACAGTTGCAGGACGGCTTGGGGCAAACCCAAATATCAGTTTTTGGAAAAATGTTGCAAAGCTTGACATGTTGAATGACACCATGGATGCTCTTTGGTGGAGCTATAAGCAGCTTAATCCAGACATAAGGCGATGCTTTGAATTCTGCAATATTTTCCCCAGAAGATTCAAACTGGAAAAAGACCAATTAGTCCGCCTCTGGATAGCACAAGGGTTTGTAAAGACCAGTTGTGCAACAGAGGAGATGGAAGATGTAGCCGAGGGCTACATTCAAGAGTTAGTGTCATGCTCATTTCTgcaaccaaaaggaacaaggtcgctGATGGAGGGTTCTAATACTGATTGCTTTACAATTCATGATCTGCTGCATGATTTAGTAAACAAGGTCGCTGGAAGTGATTACTTCAGAATCGAGAATGAAAGGGGCCATAGAGGAGAAGGCTGGAAAGGAGATGTCCCTCGAGATGTCCGCCATCTTTTCGTTCAAAATTATGATGGGGAATTAATTACCAATAAGATCCTTGGATTGGAAAATTTACGCACTCTCATCATCAATGTTGTTGCATGCGATACACCAGTTGAGGAAAAGGTCCTTGAGAGTATATGCATGAGGCTGCTGAAGTTGCGGGTACTGGCCATTTCTTTCAACATGATACATTATCTGTTCGGTAATCCCAATAAGTTCTTGGTCCCAGAATCCATTATTCAGTTAAAGCACCTCCGCTATCTAGCTGTCCTGAAAAGTCGCCATTGCAAGGTTATTTTACCATGCACACTAGCTAAACTTGTCCATATCCAGATGCTAGATTTTGGTGAAGGCGAAATTTCGGAATTTACATTTTCTGACCTTACCAACTTGCGGCACATATTCTGCGCGTATGTGAACTTTCCTAACATAGGCAGGCTGAGCTCACTTCAAACAATACCATCCTTCAGTGTAAGGAATGAAGAGGGTTATGAGATAAAGCAGCTTAGGGACTTAAACAAGATTCGTGGCAAGCTGTGGATCAATGCCGTTGGACATGTTAAAAGCAAGGAGGAAGCTCTTGAAGGCAATCTAGCTGCCAAGGAAAGGCTCATGGAACTGGCACTATCCTTTTTGACTATCAATAAAAGGGGCAATGCGGAAGTTGCAGCAGAGGTGCTTGAGGGCTTGTGCCCTCCCGTGGGGCTTCAAGCACTGTCTATCTGGTGGTACAGCGGCTCGAGGTACCCAGATTGGATGGTGGGTAAGCTGAAGAGTAGCCCGAAGGACCTGCAAAAACTTATGTTCTGGATTTGCGGCCAACTGGGACCTGGTCCTCAACTTGAGGCTTTCCCTCATCTTCGTGTGCTCGAGATTTGGCGCTGCAGCTGGGACGCCTTACCAGGCAATATGGAGCACCTCACATCGCTTGAGACACTGGAGATCAGGGAATGCAAGAATATCCGGTCGCTCCCAACACTGCCCCGGTCTCTCTTGAAGTTTGATCTTATTTTGTGCGATGATGAGCTCATGAAGGGTTGTCAAACAGAAGGAGACCCAAACTGGCTTAAGATAATACACATCCCCAAGAAATATTTTGATCCATGCTT TTCGTTGCTAACTCTGCTTAATGTTTGTTCAGCACTCAAGCCCCACAGGAAGGCCCTTCCCTTGGCTCTCAAGCGCTTTAGGCCTGAGCAAGATGGTGAATGGAGTGTGAAGCCAGCAGGAAG TTG TGTGCTATATATATGTATGTCAGTGAACTGGATGTTTGAGTTCTCTTTGTCTGCTCTCAAGTATTATGTTTGGCTCTCTTTGTCTGGTTTCAACCAGCAGCAGCTCCTCTGCTTCTCTTCCTGCTCTGCTTGCTACGGTTACTAG
- the LOC119347731 gene encoding uncharacterized protein LOC119347731 isoform X1, with translation MAGDSEWKATVTVAVLGWMFSPVITFFLPKILVYLGFDASKKLQGLEIHTIPELKKTLQAVDQERMMQRGKRVKTDLDALDKLAAMLRHALEDAEDIFDDAQHKSVLRCWHHLRRAFSACVALCIRTARNVQTKSARLLQWARDISLFLFLRRTPEETDPVTTSVAVSDDEIVQVTIDIPASGGEPYLMTTSVVAYETVPVTTDAAASGEHDPVTASAAVSDDEIAPMATGAAASNEPDPVTTSAAASDSETVPVTTGAVAYFFGHEIVPVTTPSDSSGWLLSCFCTSFDFFKNCYHVFEAACSQRDRSYEVVGIKKCQENASLFDIFDIFLTAISRVKLKKRINKVENTVSEVKKSPLLCVASNTASSDIANKNRRILGAASKREVFGREVLRDSIMARLRETPQGDAPSSRTCPCYSVIGIYGVAGSGKTTFQEMLKDCHCNISDHLDLNKKLREALRGKRFFLILDDMWVKNKNDPQLEELISPLNVGLKGSKILVTARTKDAAGALGADKLIEMPVLDEDQYLEMFMHYALGGTTAAVKEFERVGGLIAKRLHKSPIAAVTVAGRLGTNLDMNFWKNTANHETFNETMDALWWSYQQLNPDIRRCFEFCNIFPPRSKLRRDDLVRLWIAHGFVRTSCATEDTEDVAEGYVQELVSCSFLQPAGTSRNGNDCFRIHELLHDLLAKVVGSDCFTIENERSHKGEGWKGEVPRDIRHLFVQNYDVELITKKILGLENLRTLIINVVQEDIPVEEKVIESICMRLPKLRVLAIAFNQELRRGHLKDKFLVPESIIQLKHLRYLAFRKKIGCQVILPCTLAKLLHIQVLDFGASLISDFTSADLINLRHIVFLDVNIPNIGKLSSLRTIQCFTVRNEEGYEIKQLRDLNNNASQILPCTLAKLLHIQVLDFDQRFT, from the exons ATGGCCGGTGATTCGGAATGGAAAGCTACCGTGACCGTAGCCGTGCTTGGCTGGATGTTCTCGCCCGTCATAACCTTCTTCCTGCCCAAGATCCTTGTCTACCTCGGATTCGACGCGTCGAAGAAGCTCCAGGGCCTGGAGATCCACACCATCCCGGAGCTGAAGAAGACGCTGCAGGCCGTGGatcaggagaggatgatgcagagaGGAAAGAGAGTGAAAACCGATTTGGACGCCCTCGACAAGTTGGCGGCCATGCTGAGGCATGCTCTCGAGGACGCCGAAGACATCTTCGACGATGCTCAGCACAAGAGCGTCCTCAGGTGCTGGCATCACCTCCGCCGCGCTTTCTCCGCTTGCGTTGCCCTCTGCATCCGGACTGCACGCAACGTTCAGACAAAATCAGCTCGGCTACTGCAGTGGGCACGGGACATTTCCTTGTTTTTGTTCCTCCGACGCACGCCAGAGGAGACAGATCCGGTGACTACCAGTGTTGCCGTATCAGACGATGAGATTGTTCAGGTGACTATAGATATTCCGGCCTCTGGTGGTGAGCCCTATCTGATGACAACAAGTGTTGTGGCCTATGAGACCGTTCCGGTGACTACCGATGCTGCGGCCTCAGGCGAGCATGATCCGGTGACTGCCAGTGCTGCCGTCTCAGACGATGAGATCGCTCCGATGGCTACTGGTGCTGCAGCTTCCAATGAGCCTGATCCGGTGACTACCAGTGCTGCGGCCTCTGACAGTGAGACCGTTCCTGTGACTACTGGTGCTGTGGCCTACTTTTTTGGCCATGAGATCGTTCCAGTGACTACACCCTCAGATTCCTCAGGGTGGTTACTCTCTTGCTTCTGCACCTCGTTCGACTTCTTCAAAAACTGTTATCATGTCTTTGAGGCTGCCTGCTCTCAGAGAGACCGGTCATATGAAGTGGTTGGCATCAAAAAATGCCAG GAGAATGCCTCCTTATTTGATATATTCGATATATTCCTTACTGCCATCTCAAGAGTGAAATTGAAGAAAAGAATAAATAAGGTAGAAAACACCGTCAGTGAAGTGAAGAAGTCACCACTCTTGTGCGTGGCAAGCAACACCGCATCAAGTGATATTGCCAACAAGAACAGGAGAATACTTGGAGCTGCTAGCAAACGGGAGGTATTTGGTCGAGAGGTGTTGCGTGATAGTATCATGGCAAGGCTTCGTGAGACGCCACAGGGTGATGCACCAAGCTCGAGGACTTGTCCATGTTACTCTGTAATTGGCATATACGGTGTTGCGGGATCTGGGAAGACTACCTTTCAAGAAATGTTGAAGGATTGTCACTGCAATATTTcagatcatttggatctgaacaaaaaGTTAAGGGAAGCATTGCGTGGCAAACGTTTCTTCTTGATATTGGATGATATGTGGGTGAAGAACAAGAACGACCCACAACTGGAGGAACTAATATCTCCACTCAATGTTGGGTTGAAAGGAAGCAAAATCCTGGTGACGGCTCGAACAAAAGATGCAGCTGGAGCTCTAGGTGCCGATAAACTCATTGAAATGCCTGTTTTGGATGAGGATCAATACTTGGAAATGTTTATGCATTATGCTCTGGGTGGTACAACTGCTGCAGTTAAAGAATTTGAACGAGTTGggggattgattgcaaaaaggctaCACAAATCACCTATCGCGGCAGTAACAGTGGCAGGACGGCTTGGGACAAATCTGGATATGAATTTTTGGAAAAACACTGCAAACCATGAAACGTTTAATGAAACCATGGATGCTCTTTGGTGGAGCTATCAACAACTTAATCCTGACATCAGGCGATGCTTTGAGTTCTGCAATATTTTCCCTCCAAGATCCAAATTGAGAAGGGACGATTTAGTTCGCCTTTGGATAGCACACGGGTTTGTAAGGACCAGTTGCGCAACAGAGGACACGGAAGATGTAGCCGAGGGCTATGTTCAAGAGTTAGTGTCATGCTCATTTTTGCAACCAGCAGGAACTAGTAGGAATGGCAATGATTGCTTTAGAATTCATGAACTGCTGCATGATTTATTAGCCAAGGTTGTTGGAAGTGATTGCTTCACAATTGAGAATGAAAGGAGCCACAAAGGAGAAGGTTGGAAGGGAGAAGTCCCTAGAGATATCCGCCATCTTTTTGTTCAGAATTATGATGTGGAATTGATCACCAAGAAGATTCTTGGATTGGAAAATTTACGCACTCTCATTATCAATGTTGTTCAAGAGGATATACCAGTTGAGGAAAAGGTCATTGAGAGTATATGCATGAGGCTGCCAAAGTTGCGGGTACTGGCCATTGCTTTCAACCAGGAACTTCGAAGGGGCCATTTAAAAGATAAGTTCTTGGTCCCAGAATCCATTATTCAGTTGAAGCACCTCCGCTATCTAGCTTTTCGGAAAAAAATCGGATGCCAGGTTATTTTACCATGCACGCTAGCTAAACTTCTCCATATCCAGGTGCTAGATTTTGGTGCTAGCCTTATTTCAGATTTTACCTCTGCTGACCTTATCAACTTGCGGCACATAGTCTTCTTGGACGTCAACATTCCTAACATAGGCAAGCTGAGCTCACTTCGAACAATACAATGCTTCACAGTAAGGAATGAAGAGGGTTATGAGATAAAGCAGCTTAGGGACCTAAACAACAATGCTTCACAGATTTTACCATGCACGCTAGCTAAACTTCTCCATATCCAGGTGCTAGATTTTGACCAACGCTT CACTTAG
- the LOC119347731 gene encoding uncharacterized protein LOC119347731 isoform X2, with protein MAGDSEWKATVTVAVLGWMFSPVITFFLPKILVYLGFDASKKLQGLEIHTIPELKKTLQAVDQERMMQRGKRVKTDLDALDKLAAMLRHALEDAEDIFDDAQHKSVLRCWHHLRRAFSACVALCIRTARNVQTKSARLLQWARDISLFLFLRRTPEETDPVTTSVAVSDDEIVQVTIDIPASGGEPYLMTTSVVAYETVPVTTDAAASGEHDPVTASAAVSDDEIAPMATGAAASNEPDPVTTSAAASDSETVPVTTGAVAYFFGHEIVPVTTPSDSSGWLLSCFCTSFDFFKNCYHVFEAACSQRDRSYEVVGIKKCQENASLFDIFDIFLTAISRVKLKKRINKVENTVSEVKKSPLLCVASNTASSDIANKNRRILGAASKREVFGREVLRDSIMARLRETPQGDAPSSRTCPCYSVIGIYGVAGSGKTTFQEMLKDCHCNISDHLDLNKKLREALRGKRFFLILDDMWVKNKNDPQLEELISPLNVGLKGSKILVTARTKDAAGALGADKLIEMPVLDEDQYLEMFMHYALGGTTAAVKEFERVGGLIAKRLHKSPIAAVTVAGRLGTNLDMNFWKNTANHETFNETMDALWWSYQQLNPDIRRCFEFCNIFPPRSKLRRDDLVRLWIAHGFVRTSCATEDTEDVAEGYVQELVSCSFLQPAGTSRNGNDCFRIHELLHDLLAKVVGSDCFTIENERSHKGEGWKGEVPRDIRHLFVQNYDVELITKKILGLENLRTLIINVVQEDIPVEEKVIESICMRLPKLRVLAIAFNQELRRGHLKDKFLVPESIIQLKHLRYLAFRKKIGCQVILPCTLAKLLHIQVLDFGASLISDFTSADLINLRHIVFLDVNIPNIGKLSSLRTIQCFTVRNEEGYEIKQLRDLNNNASQILPCTLAKLLHIQVLDFDQRL; from the exons ATGGCCGGTGATTCGGAATGGAAAGCTACCGTGACCGTAGCCGTGCTTGGCTGGATGTTCTCGCCCGTCATAACCTTCTTCCTGCCCAAGATCCTTGTCTACCTCGGATTCGACGCGTCGAAGAAGCTCCAGGGCCTGGAGATCCACACCATCCCGGAGCTGAAGAAGACGCTGCAGGCCGTGGatcaggagaggatgatgcagagaGGAAAGAGAGTGAAAACCGATTTGGACGCCCTCGACAAGTTGGCGGCCATGCTGAGGCATGCTCTCGAGGACGCCGAAGACATCTTCGACGATGCTCAGCACAAGAGCGTCCTCAGGTGCTGGCATCACCTCCGCCGCGCTTTCTCCGCTTGCGTTGCCCTCTGCATCCGGACTGCACGCAACGTTCAGACAAAATCAGCTCGGCTACTGCAGTGGGCACGGGACATTTCCTTGTTTTTGTTCCTCCGACGCACGCCAGAGGAGACAGATCCGGTGACTACCAGTGTTGCCGTATCAGACGATGAGATTGTTCAGGTGACTATAGATATTCCGGCCTCTGGTGGTGAGCCCTATCTGATGACAACAAGTGTTGTGGCCTATGAGACCGTTCCGGTGACTACCGATGCTGCGGCCTCAGGCGAGCATGATCCGGTGACTGCCAGTGCTGCCGTCTCAGACGATGAGATCGCTCCGATGGCTACTGGTGCTGCAGCTTCCAATGAGCCTGATCCGGTGACTACCAGTGCTGCGGCCTCTGACAGTGAGACCGTTCCTGTGACTACTGGTGCTGTGGCCTACTTTTTTGGCCATGAGATCGTTCCAGTGACTACACCCTCAGATTCCTCAGGGTGGTTACTCTCTTGCTTCTGCACCTCGTTCGACTTCTTCAAAAACTGTTATCATGTCTTTGAGGCTGCCTGCTCTCAGAGAGACCGGTCATATGAAGTGGTTGGCATCAAAAAATGCCAG GAGAATGCCTCCTTATTTGATATATTCGATATATTCCTTACTGCCATCTCAAGAGTGAAATTGAAGAAAAGAATAAATAAGGTAGAAAACACCGTCAGTGAAGTGAAGAAGTCACCACTCTTGTGCGTGGCAAGCAACACCGCATCAAGTGATATTGCCAACAAGAACAGGAGAATACTTGGAGCTGCTAGCAAACGGGAGGTATTTGGTCGAGAGGTGTTGCGTGATAGTATCATGGCAAGGCTTCGTGAGACGCCACAGGGTGATGCACCAAGCTCGAGGACTTGTCCATGTTACTCTGTAATTGGCATATACGGTGTTGCGGGATCTGGGAAGACTACCTTTCAAGAAATGTTGAAGGATTGTCACTGCAATATTTcagatcatttggatctgaacaaaaaGTTAAGGGAAGCATTGCGTGGCAAACGTTTCTTCTTGATATTGGATGATATGTGGGTGAAGAACAAGAACGACCCACAACTGGAGGAACTAATATCTCCACTCAATGTTGGGTTGAAAGGAAGCAAAATCCTGGTGACGGCTCGAACAAAAGATGCAGCTGGAGCTCTAGGTGCCGATAAACTCATTGAAATGCCTGTTTTGGATGAGGATCAATACTTGGAAATGTTTATGCATTATGCTCTGGGTGGTACAACTGCTGCAGTTAAAGAATTTGAACGAGTTGggggattgattgcaaaaaggctaCACAAATCACCTATCGCGGCAGTAACAGTGGCAGGACGGCTTGGGACAAATCTGGATATGAATTTTTGGAAAAACACTGCAAACCATGAAACGTTTAATGAAACCATGGATGCTCTTTGGTGGAGCTATCAACAACTTAATCCTGACATCAGGCGATGCTTTGAGTTCTGCAATATTTTCCCTCCAAGATCCAAATTGAGAAGGGACGATTTAGTTCGCCTTTGGATAGCACACGGGTTTGTAAGGACCAGTTGCGCAACAGAGGACACGGAAGATGTAGCCGAGGGCTATGTTCAAGAGTTAGTGTCATGCTCATTTTTGCAACCAGCAGGAACTAGTAGGAATGGCAATGATTGCTTTAGAATTCATGAACTGCTGCATGATTTATTAGCCAAGGTTGTTGGAAGTGATTGCTTCACAATTGAGAATGAAAGGAGCCACAAAGGAGAAGGTTGGAAGGGAGAAGTCCCTAGAGATATCCGCCATCTTTTTGTTCAGAATTATGATGTGGAATTGATCACCAAGAAGATTCTTGGATTGGAAAATTTACGCACTCTCATTATCAATGTTGTTCAAGAGGATATACCAGTTGAGGAAAAGGTCATTGAGAGTATATGCATGAGGCTGCCAAAGTTGCGGGTACTGGCCATTGCTTTCAACCAGGAACTTCGAAGGGGCCATTTAAAAGATAAGTTCTTGGTCCCAGAATCCATTATTCAGTTGAAGCACCTCCGCTATCTAGCTTTTCGGAAAAAAATCGGATGCCAGGTTATTTTACCATGCACGCTAGCTAAACTTCTCCATATCCAGGTGCTAGATTTTGGTGCTAGCCTTATTTCAGATTTTACCTCTGCTGACCTTATCAACTTGCGGCACATAGTCTTCTTGGACGTCAACATTCCTAACATAGGCAAGCTGAGCTCACTTCGAACAATACAATGCTTCACAGTAAGGAATGAAGAGGGTTATGAGATAAAGCAGCTTAGGGACCTAAACAACAATGCTTCACAGATTTTACCATGCACGCTAGCTAAACTTCTCCATATCCAGGTGCTAGATTTTGACCAACGCTTGTAA